GCGAACGCCGTGCACGGTTCGGACGCCGCTGAAACGGCTGCCGTGGAAATCGCGTTCTTCTTCCCGCAAGTCAACGTCTACTCGCGCTAAGCACGGCGCGAGCAGATTGCAGTAGTAGCATAGGGTCGCGAACGGCGATGACGCTCACCGTCCAGTTCCCGATGCCGCGCAAGTGCGCAGGCAGCTGGGCAACGCAGGCGGTGGGCGCGCTCTCGCACTGAAATGGCAGGATTCGATATGACGAGCAGTTCCACCGTCAACCTTCTCGATCTCGACGCCCAAGGGCTCGTCGCCTATTGCGAGAGCCTGGGCGAGAAGCCGTTTCGCGCCAAACAGCTTCAGCGCTGGATCCATCAGTACAACGCCGCCGACTTCGACGGCATGACGGATCTCGCCAAATCGCTGCGCGAGAAGCTCAAGGGGCGCGCCACCATCGGCATGCCCGGCATCATTAGCGACAACGTTTCCTCCGACGGCACGCGCAAATGGCTCGTGGACGTCGGCAACGGCAACGCGGTCGAAACCGTGTTCATCCCCGAAGACAATCGCGGCACGCTGTGCGTGTCGTCGCAGGCAGGGTGCGCGGTCAATTGCCGGTTCTGTTCAACCGGCAAGCAAGGTTTTTCACGCAATCTCACCACCGCCGAGATCATCGGCCAGCTGCGCATGGCGGAGTTCGCCTTGCGCGCCTCGCTCCTCGGTGAGGCGGGTGGACGTGCGACCGGCGGCGACGGCAAGGGCGAACGCGTCATCACGAACGTCGTGATGATGGGTATGGGCGAGCCGCTGCTGAACTACGACGCGGTCGTGCCGGCCATGCGCCTGATGCTCGACGACAACGCCTACGGCCTGTCGCGCCGGCGTGTCACGCTGTCCACGTCGGGCGTCGTGCCGATGATGGACCGTCTCGGGGCCGAACTCCCCGTGGCGCTCGCCGTCTCCTTGCACGCACCGAACGACGCGCTGCGCGACGAACTCGTGCCGCTCAATCGCAAGTACCCGCTGCGCGAGTTGATGGCGGCTTGCCAGCGCTACCTGGAAGTCGCGCCGCGCGACTTCATCACGTTCGAGTACTGCATGCTCGACGGCGTCAACGACACCGAAAAGCACGCGCGTGAATTGCTAGCCGTTACCCGTGACGTGCCGTGCAAGTTCAATCTGATCCCGTTCAATCCGTTCCCCGAGTCGGGCCTGCTGCGCTCGAAATCGGACCAGATCAAGCGCTTCGCGCAGATTCTGATGGATGCAGGCGTCGTCACGACCGTGCGCAAGACGCGCGGCGACGACATCGACGCGGCTTGCGGGCAGCTCGCCGGCGAGGTGAAGGACCGCACGCGCCTTGCTGAGCGCACGAGCCGCAACGCGGGCAAGGTCATCGAAGTGCGGCCGGTTCAGCACTGAGCCGGCATGAGGAGGGCCCACGGCGGCGTGCGGGGGAAACGCGCGGTCGTAGGTGGTAGTAAAAGAAGCGTTGCAGAAGCGATCGGAAGCGGCCAAAGGTTTTACAACGTGGCCGCGCAATTTGTTATAAACGGTCTGCGAATCGGGTAGAGGCGGGGCGGGACGCGCCCCACCGGTTCCAGAATTGAAAAGAATCGACGCAAGGACTTTGGGATGAGCGAGCCGCAGCACCCTTTCGGGACAGACGGAACTGACAGCAACGCAGGTCGTTCGGCGCCGGGCGCGACGCCCTCGCCGGTGCAGGCCGTGCCCGACACACTGGCCGCGGCCGGCGCGCGTCTCGCGCAGCTGCGCGAGGCCAAGGGTTGGGCGATCGAAGATGTCTCGGCACGCCTGAAGGTGGCGGTGTCGAAGCTGCGCGAACTCGAAGCGGGCGATATCAGCCATTTGCCGGACACGACGTTCGCGCTCGGCGTGGTGCGTGCCTACGCGAAGCTGCTCGGCGCCGATCCCACGCCGTTCACGCAGGCCCTGCGCCGCGAGCGCGGCATTGCGCAGCCGGATCTGTCGATGCCCGCTTCGGCCGGCTCCGATCTGCCGCGCGGCCGCGTGTCGCTCTCGCTCGGCGGCGGTGGCGCGCGCGCGCCGCGCCGTCGCGCTTCGTGGCTGTGGGGCGTGGCGATCATCGTGGTCGCGGTGCTCGCGCTTTCCATGTGGCACACGAACAGTGGCGAATCGTCGGCGTGGTTTGCTCGCCTGAAGGCGATGGCAAACGGCGCGAGCGTGCAGCCGGCCGCGTCGTCGCCTACTGTCACGCAGGGCGTTGCGACCGGTAGCGAAGGGGCTTCCGCCGTCGAGGGCGCCGACCAGTCGGCGGCGCCGCAAGCCGGCGACGCCAACGATGCGGGCGACAACGCCAATGCCGCGCCCGATCAGGGCGCCGCGGCGAGCGCACCGCAAGCGGCGCCGCAGGCTGCGCAACCGGCACCTCAAGCAACGCAGCCGGTAGCTCAACCGGCGCAACCGGCAGTCGCGCCGGCGCCCCAGGCCGCGAAGCCCGCGGCTGCAAGCGCAGCGCCGGCTGCTGCCGTTACCAGCGCGGCAAGCGCCGCGCACGCCCAGGCGGCGAGCGCAGCGGCAGCGCAGAACGCGGCAGCCGACAACGGCGCGGACACCTCGACGTTCGCGATTCGCGTGACGCAGGACACCTGGGTCAGCGTGCGGCAGAAGGATGGCAAGGAAGTTTTCTCGGGCATGATCCACGGCAGCGACGCGCGTGAGATCACCGGCACCGAGCCGCTCAAGGTCACCGTGGGCAACAAGGCCGGCATCGAGTCGATGACCGTCGACGGCCAGCCGGTCGACACGTCGAAGTACGCGTCGGCGCGCGGCAACGTCGCGCGCTTCGTGCTGCCCTGATCAAGACATGGCACGCGTCGCGGCCGGGCAAGTCTCATTGCCGGCCGCGACGCAATTCACGCTGTGCCATCGCCAACGCATTGGCGCTAAGCACGCGTGAGGCGTAAATGGGTTTTTCGATGCAAAGCGAAACGCAATCCTCGACCAGCAACAGTCAGATCTGCTCGAACGAGCCGGTCCTCGGCGGCCACGCGCCGCGCCGCAAGTCGCATGCCGTGCATGTGCGCTGGGGCGGCCAGCTGGTGACGATCGGCGGCGACGCGCCGGTGCGCGTGCAGTCGATGACCAACACCGACACCGCGGATCCCATCGGCACCGCAATCCAGATCAAGGAACTCGCGCAGGCGGGCTCGGAACTCGTGCGGATCACGGTCAACACGCCGGAAGCCGCGGCGGCCGTGCCTCACATCCGCGAGCAGCTTGACCGCATGGGTGTGATGGTGCCGCTCGTCGGCGACTTCCACTACAACGGCCATCTGCTGCTGCGCGACTATCCCGCTTGCGCGGAGTCGCTCTCGAAGTACCGTATCAACCCGGGCAACGTGGGCCAGGGCGCGAAGCGCGACACACAGTACGCGCAAATGATCGAAGCGGCCATCAAGTACGACAAGCCGGTGCGTATCGGCGTGAACTGGGGCAGCCTCGACCAGGATCTGCTCGCGCGCATGATGGACGAAAACGGCGCACGCAAGGAGCCGTGGGAAGCGCAAAGCGTGATGTATGAAGCGCTCATCCAGTCGGCCATCGGCTCGGCCGAACGCGCCGTCGAACTCGGCCTTGGCCGCGACAAGATCATCCTGTCGTGCAAGGTGAGCGGCGTGCAGGATCTGATCGCCGTCTACCAGGAACTCGCGAAGCGCTGCGATTTCGCGCTGCATCTGGGTCTCACGGAAGCGGGCATGGGCTCGAAGGGCATCGTCGCTTCGACGGCGGCGCTTTCCGTGCTGCTCCAGCAGGGTATTGGCGACACGATCCGCATCTCGCTCACGCCGGAACCCGGCGGCGCGCGCACGGGCGAAGTCGTGGTCGGCCAGGAAATCCTGCAGACCATGGGCCTGCGCTCGTTCACGCCGATGGTTATCGCTTGCCCCGGTTGCGGCCGCACGACCAGCACGCTGTTCCAGGAACTGGCTTCGCAGATCCAGGGCTATCTGCGCGCGCAGATGCCGGTTTGGCGCGACGAGTATCCCGGCGTCGAGACGATGAACGTCGCCGTGATGGGCTGCATCGTGAACGGCCCGGGCGAGTCGAAGCACGCGAACATCGGCATCAGCCTGCCGGGCTCGGGCGAGAACCCGGCGGCGCCGGTCTTCATCGACGGCGAGAAGGTGAAGACGCTGCGCGGCGAGCGCATCGCCGAAGAATTCCAGCAGATCGTGAGCGACTACGTCGCGCGCAAGTACGGCAAGGCCGAAGCGACGAACTGAGCAGGGCGGCCGGTCCGCCTGTAGTTCGCTTGCAGCTCGATACGCACAACCGAATAAAGCCAATACGCAACGCAATGACTGAACAGAAACGCAAGCCCGAAAAGCTCACGGGCGTGAAGGGCATGAACGATATCCTGCCGCAGGAGGCAGGGCTGTGGGAATTCTTCGAGACCACGGTCAAGTCCCTGCTTCGTTCGTACGGCTATCAAAATATCCGCACGCCGATCGTCGAGCATACGCAGCTCTTTACGCGCGGCATCGGCGAAGTGACCGACATCGTCGAGAAGGAGATGTACAGCTTCACCGACGCGCTCAACGGCGAGAACCTCACGCTGCGCCCGGAAGGCACGGCAGCGGCCGTGCGTGCGTCGATCGAGCACAACATGCTCTACGACGGCCCGAAGCGCCTGTGGTACATCGGCCCGATGTTCCGTCACGAGCGTCCGCAGCGCGGCCGCTATCGCCAGTTCCATCAGGTGGGCGTCGAGGCGCTCGGTTTCGCGGGCCCCGATGCGGACGCTGAAATCATCCTGATGTGCCAGCGCCTCTGGGACGATCTCGGCCTCACCGGCATCAAGCTCGAAATCAATTCGCTCGGCGTGGCCGAAGAGCGTGCGGCGCATCGCGTCGAGCTGATCAAGTATCTCGAGCAGCACGTCGATCTGCTCGATGAAGACGGCAAGCGCCGCCTCTACACGAACCCGCTGCGCGTGCTCGACACGAAGAATCCCGCGCTGCAGGAGATCGCGGACAAGGCGCCGAAGCTGATCGACTTCCTCGGCGAGGCTTCGCTTGCGCACTTCGAAGGCCTGCAGCGCATCCTCAAGTCGAACAATATTCCGTTCAAGATCAACCCGCGTCTCGTGCGCGGTCTCGATTACTACAATCTGACCGTGTTCGAATGGGTGACCGACAAGCTCGGCGCGCAGGGCACGGTCGCGGCGGGCGGCCGTTACGATCCGCTGATCGAGCAGCTGGGCGGCAAGCCGACGGCGGCGTGCGGCTGGGCCATGGGCATCGAGCGCATTCTCGAATTGCTCAAGGAAGAAGACCTCGTGCCGGAAGAAGACGGTTGCGATGTCTACGTTGTCCACCAGGGCGACGCCGCTCGCGAGCAGGCGTTCATCGTGGCGGAGCGTCTGCGCGACACGGGCCTCGACGTTATTTTGCATTGCAGTGCCGACGGTCAGAGCGCGAGCTTCAAGTCGCAAATGAAGCGCGCGGATGCGAGCGGCGCGGCGTTTGCGGTGGTGCTCGGCGAGGATGAAGTGGCCAAGGGCGAGGCCGGTGTGAAGGCGCTGCGCGGCACGGCCGCGGAGGCCCGCAGCGAGCAACAAACGGTAGCGCTTGAGGACTTGACCGAATATCTGATCAATGCGATGGTTGCATCCGCCGAAGACGGCGACGACTAATAGGGCCGCCCCAAAGGGGCTGCCCAGTTCGCTGCGCATTCGAAAACAGGCTTCAGAATAAACGAGGAATCGCTACGCGATGAGTTACCACGACGAACAGGAATCGATCGAGAGCTTCAAGGCATGGTGGGGGCAGTGGGGTAACGCCGCTACATGGGTCGTGCTGATCGTTCTGCTCGCGCTCGCTGCGTGGAACGGCTGGAACTTCTGGCAGCGCCGTCAGGCGGCCGAAGCCGCCGTGCTGTACGACCAGGTGCAGCAGGCCGCGAACAGCAGCGACAAGGCCATGCTCACGCGTGTGGCATCCGACATGGAAGACCGCTTCGGCGGCACGGCGTACGCGCAGATGACGGCGCTTGGCGTGGCCAAGGCGCTCTATATGGCGGGGGACACGGCCGGTGCGAAGGCGCAGCTGCAATGGGCCGCCGATCACGCGAAGGACGACGAATTCCGCCAGATCGCGAAGCTGCGTCTCGCTTCGCTTCTGCTCGACGAAAAGGCCTACGATCAGGGCCTCGCGCTGATTCCGCAACCCGATTCGGGGCCGTTCAAGGGCATCGTGGCCGACGGCCGTGGCGATCTGCTGGCCGCGGCCGGCAAGCGCGACGACGCGCGCGCGGCCTACAAATTGGCCCTCGACAGCCTGCCGAAGAGCGACGCTTCCGAGCGCCAGTTGATCCAGTTCAAGCTGGATGCGCTCGGCGGCTAATTTGCCGGCTAAGTTGTGTAGCGCGCCGTACGTGCGCGCAGCATTGCGAAACTATTCAAACCAACTTCATTCATGCGTCGTTCACCGATGAATCTGCTGAAACGAACCGTTGTGCCCGTCGCTCTCGCGATGACCGTCCTGGCTCTCGCAGCCTGCTCATCGACGAAAGACGTGCGCCGCGTGCCGGTGCCGCTGACCGATTTCAAGCCGGCGCTGGATGTCCAGCAGGTGTGGAAGTCGAGTGTCGGCAAGGCCGGCCGCTATCTGTTCGCGCCGGTCGCGGTGGGCGACGCCGTCTACGCAGCGGGCGAGAACGGCTCGGTTGCGAAGATCGACGCCGCGTCGGGCAAGGACATCTGGCGCACCAAGCTCAAGGACGACATCTCGGCGGGCGTGGGCAGCGACGGCAATCTCACGGCCGTCGGTGGCCTGAAGGGCGATGTCTACGTGCTCGACTCGAACGGCAAGCTTTCGTGGCAGGCCAAGGCGCCGGGTGAAATCATCTCGCCGCCGCTCGTCGGCAACGGTCTCGTGATCGTGCGCACGATCGACGGCCAGATCGTCGCCTTCAATGGCCAGACGGGCGAGCAGAAGTGGATTTACCGCAACCGCGCCGTGCCGCTGAATCTGCGCGTGTCGGCGGGCATGACGTTCGCGGGCGACCAGGCCGTGCTGGCCGGCTTCCCGGGCGGCTCGTTCGCCGCGATCAACCTGCAAAGCGGCGACGCATTCTGGGAAACGCCGGTGTCGTACCCGAAGGGCGTGACGGAAGTCGAGCGTATCAACGACGTGAGCGGGCCGCCCACGCTGGTGGGCGCCACGACCTGCGCGGTCACGTTCCAGGGGCAGGTTGGCTGCTTCGACGCCAATTCGGGCCGTCCGATGTGGCAAAAGGCGTTCTCGAGCACGAGCGGCATTGCGCAGGACGAATCCACGGTGGTGGGTGGCGACGACTGGTCGGTCGTGAGGGCGTTCAGCGTGTCGACGGGCGAGCCGAGCTGGACGAACGAGAAGCTCAAGAGCCGCGACGTCAGCGTGCCCGCGTTGCTGGGCCATGCGGTCGTGCTCGGCGACTTCGAGGGCTACGTGCATTTCCTCTCGCTCGACGACGGCAGCTTCGTCTCGCGCGTGAAGACCGACGGCAGCCCGATCACGGCCGCGCCGGTGCTCGCGGGCAACACGCTGGTCGTGCAGACGAAGGACGGTGACCTGTACGGTCTTCGTCCGCATTAAGCGGGTTTGGCTGCGGCGGCTCCATCGGGGCGCGTCGCAGTTGTACGTTACGCCGGCTCGCGCGGCCGGCGTGCAAGGCAAGGCAAGCGCACAGACACGTGCACTGCGGGCAAAAGCACTTGGCAGCGCCTCACGAGCGGCGCTCTGATGCATGCAGAGGCACGAGGCTCCGGAACCGGCAGGTTCCGAAGCCTCATTCGCTGGCCGGCTCAAGCCGGCCATGCGCATTTTGGGACGACGGCGCGCACGACCTCGCCGTTCACCTGCTGCTTACCGTTACCGCCACGTGGCGGTTGCGCGGCGTCCAGCCCCGGTCGCGTTGCGCTTTCGGCTCGGGGCCGCGGCCCTGCTCGTGAATTTCGTGATAATTTGCAACTGATGCAGCCCCGCAGGCGCAGGGCTTGCCGCGCAACGCGCCGGACTCTCCGGTGCTGCGCCTTACTGTAGAAAAGATCAGATGAAACCCGTAATCGCCCTCGTCGGGCGCCCCAATGTGGGGAAATCCACGCTGTTCAACCGGCTCACGCGTTCGCGCGATGCGCTGGTGGCAGACCTGCCTGGCCTCACGCGCGACCGTCACTACGGTGAAGGGCGCGTGGGCGATCGCCCGTATCTCGTGGTTGACACCGGTGGCTTCGAGCCGGTCGCGAAAGACGGCATCCTGCACGAAATGGCGCGCCAGACGCGCCAGGCCGTGGAAGAGGCCGATATCGTCGTGTTTATTTGCGACGGCCGCAACGGACTCGCGCCCCAGGACAAGCACATCGCCGATTACCTGCGCAAGACCGGCCGGCCGATCTACCTTGTGGTGAACAAGGCCGAGGGCATGAAGTACAGCGCCGTGGCCGCCGACTTCTACGAACTCGGCCTCGGCGACCCGCGCGCGATTTCCGCGGCGCACGGCGACGGCGTGACGGAAATGATCAACGAAGCGCTTGAAAAGGCGTACGCAGATCAGCCGGAGGAAAGCGAAGAGGACGCCGCGAAGCACGGCGTCAAGATCGCGATCGTCGGCCGCCCGAACGTCGGCAAGTCGACGCTCGTCAATACGCTGATCGGCGAAGACCGCGTGATCGCGTTCGATATGCCGGGCACGACGCGCGATTCGATCTACGTGGATTTTGAGCGCAACGGCAAGAAGTACACGTTGATCGACACGGCAGGCCTGCGCCGCCGCGGCAAGGTGTTCGAAGCGATCGAGAAGTTCTCGGTGGTGAAGACGCTGCAGTCGATCGCCGATGCCAACGTGGTGATTCTGCTGCTCGATGCGCAGCAGGAAATCTCGGACCAGGACGCGCATATCGCGGGCTTCGTGGTGGAACAGGGCCGCGCGCTCGTGGTGGGCGTGAACAAGTGGGACGGCATGGACGACCACGCGCGCGAGCGCACCAAGCACCACCTGCAGCGCAAGCTGAAGTTCCTCGACTTCGCGGAAATGCGCTTCATCTCGGCGACGGAGAAGTTCGGCATCGGCCCGTTGATGCGCTCGGTGGACGACGCCTATGCCGCCGCCATGGCGAAGTTGCCCACGCCGAAGCTCACGCGCGCGCTCATCGAAGCCGTGGAGTTCCAGCAGCCGCGCCGCCGCGGCCCGGTGCGTCCGAAGCTGCGCTATGCGCACCAGGGGGGACAGAACCCGCCCATTATCGTCATTCACGGCAATGCACTCGACGCCGTGACGGAGACCTATAAACGCTATCTGGAGAACCGCTTCCGGGAAACTTTCTCGCTTACCGGCACTCCATTGCGCATAGAGTTTCGCTCCTCGACGAATCCCTATACCGAGAAAAACTAGGCTGTTGCTGAATAGCGTTCGCTACCCCGCAAAGGCCGCCTGGCCGAACCGCCAGGAACCGCGCGGGGGAACGAGAATCAGCTATAGTGTAGCGATTGGTGGTGGATTTCTTTTTCTTCACCCCAATATAAGTTAAACCTGCAAAAAAATACGGAGTTTGCTATGAGCAACAAAGGGCAATTGTTACAAGACCCGTTTCTGAACGCGCTGCGCAAGGAGCACGTGCCTGTTTCGATCTATCTGGTCAACGGCATCAAGCTTCAAGGGAACATCGAATCGTTCGACCAGTACGTCGTGTTGCTCCGTAATACGGTTACGCAAATGGTTTACAAGCACGCCATCTCCACGGTGGTTCCGGCCCGTCCGGTGAATTTCCACCCGGATACGGAAGCGTCCTGACCCATGACGCGGCCGGACCGGGGCGCCTCGCAGGCAGCTCTGGTCCGGCCGCTTTCATTTTGACATTCTCTAATTTGATCAACGCCGCACTCGTCGGCATCGACTTCGGCAAGACCGACTTCGAAGCCAGTCTCGAAGAACTCAGCCTGCTCGCCAAAAGCGCGGGCGCCACTCCTGCTGTCACGCTCACCGGGCGACGCTCCAGCCCCGACGCCGCCATGTTCATCGGCAGCGGCAAGGCCGAGGAACTGCGTCTCGCCTGTGAAGCGAACGACATTGAAATCGTCATCTTCAATCACGCGCTGTCGCCCGCCCAGCAACGTAATCTGGAGCGCGCGCTCAATCGTCGCGTGGTCGACCGCACGAGCCTCATCCTCGACATCTTCGCCCAGCGCGCCCGCAGCCATGAAGGCAAGCTGCAGGTCGAGCTCGCGCAGCTG
The Paraburkholderia acidiphila genome window above contains:
- the rlmN gene encoding 23S rRNA (adenine(2503)-C(2))-methyltransferase RlmN, with the protein product MTSSSTVNLLDLDAQGLVAYCESLGEKPFRAKQLQRWIHQYNAADFDGMTDLAKSLREKLKGRATIGMPGIISDNVSSDGTRKWLVDVGNGNAVETVFIPEDNRGTLCVSSQAGCAVNCRFCSTGKQGFSRNLTTAEIIGQLRMAEFALRASLLGEAGGRATGGDGKGERVITNVVMMGMGEPLLNYDAVVPAMRLMLDDNAYGLSRRRVTLSTSGVVPMMDRLGAELPVALAVSLHAPNDALRDELVPLNRKYPLRELMAACQRYLEVAPRDFITFEYCMLDGVNDTEKHARELLAVTRDVPCKFNLIPFNPFPESGLLRSKSDQIKRFAQILMDAGVVTTVRKTRGDDIDAACGQLAGEVKDRTRLAERTSRNAGKVIEVRPVQH
- a CDS encoding helix-turn-helix domain-containing protein — encoded protein: MSEPQHPFGTDGTDSNAGRSAPGATPSPVQAVPDTLAAAGARLAQLREAKGWAIEDVSARLKVAVSKLRELEAGDISHLPDTTFALGVVRAYAKLLGADPTPFTQALRRERGIAQPDLSMPASAGSDLPRGRVSLSLGGGGARAPRRRASWLWGVAIIVVAVLALSMWHTNSGESSAWFARLKAMANGASVQPAASSPTVTQGVATGSEGASAVEGADQSAAPQAGDANDAGDNANAAPDQGAAASAPQAAPQAAQPAPQATQPVAQPAQPAVAPAPQAAKPAAASAAPAAAVTSAASAAHAQAASAAAAQNAAADNGADTSTFAIRVTQDTWVSVRQKDGKEVFSGMIHGSDAREITGTEPLKVTVGNKAGIESMTVDGQPVDTSKYASARGNVARFVLP
- the ispG gene encoding flavodoxin-dependent (E)-4-hydroxy-3-methylbut-2-enyl-diphosphate synthase, whose product is MQSETQSSTSNSQICSNEPVLGGHAPRRKSHAVHVRWGGQLVTIGGDAPVRVQSMTNTDTADPIGTAIQIKELAQAGSELVRITVNTPEAAAAVPHIREQLDRMGVMVPLVGDFHYNGHLLLRDYPACAESLSKYRINPGNVGQGAKRDTQYAQMIEAAIKYDKPVRIGVNWGSLDQDLLARMMDENGARKEPWEAQSVMYEALIQSAIGSAERAVELGLGRDKIILSCKVSGVQDLIAVYQELAKRCDFALHLGLTEAGMGSKGIVASTAALSVLLQQGIGDTIRISLTPEPGGARTGEVVVGQEILQTMGLRSFTPMVIACPGCGRTTSTLFQELASQIQGYLRAQMPVWRDEYPGVETMNVAVMGCIVNGPGESKHANIGISLPGSGENPAAPVFIDGEKVKTLRGERIAEEFQQIVSDYVARKYGKAEATN
- the hisS gene encoding histidine--tRNA ligase; the protein is MTEQKRKPEKLTGVKGMNDILPQEAGLWEFFETTVKSLLRSYGYQNIRTPIVEHTQLFTRGIGEVTDIVEKEMYSFTDALNGENLTLRPEGTAAAVRASIEHNMLYDGPKRLWYIGPMFRHERPQRGRYRQFHQVGVEALGFAGPDADAEIILMCQRLWDDLGLTGIKLEINSLGVAEERAAHRVELIKYLEQHVDLLDEDGKRRLYTNPLRVLDTKNPALQEIADKAPKLIDFLGEASLAHFEGLQRILKSNNIPFKINPRLVRGLDYYNLTVFEWVTDKLGAQGTVAAGGRYDPLIEQLGGKPTAACGWAMGIERILELLKEEDLVPEEDGCDVYVVHQGDAAREQAFIVAERLRDTGLDVILHCSADGQSASFKSQMKRADASGAAFAVVLGEDEVAKGEAGVKALRGTAAEARSEQQTVALEDLTEYLINAMVASAEDGDD
- a CDS encoding YfgM family protein, with the protein product MSYHDEQESIESFKAWWGQWGNAATWVVLIVLLALAAWNGWNFWQRRQAAEAAVLYDQVQQAANSSDKAMLTRVASDMEDRFGGTAYAQMTALGVAKALYMAGDTAGAKAQLQWAADHAKDDEFRQIAKLRLASLLLDEKAYDQGLALIPQPDSGPFKGIVADGRGDLLAAAGKRDDARAAYKLALDSLPKSDASERQLIQFKLDALGG
- the bamB gene encoding outer membrane protein assembly factor BamB translates to MNLLKRTVVPVALAMTVLALAACSSTKDVRRVPVPLTDFKPALDVQQVWKSSVGKAGRYLFAPVAVGDAVYAAGENGSVAKIDAASGKDIWRTKLKDDISAGVGSDGNLTAVGGLKGDVYVLDSNGKLSWQAKAPGEIISPPLVGNGLVIVRTIDGQIVAFNGQTGEQKWIYRNRAVPLNLRVSAGMTFAGDQAVLAGFPGGSFAAINLQSGDAFWETPVSYPKGVTEVERINDVSGPPTLVGATTCAVTFQGQVGCFDANSGRPMWQKAFSSTSGIAQDESTVVGGDDWSVVRAFSVSTGEPSWTNEKLKSRDVSVPALLGHAVVLGDFEGYVHFLSLDDGSFVSRVKTDGSPITAAPVLAGNTLVVQTKDGDLYGLRPH
- the der gene encoding ribosome biogenesis GTPase Der codes for the protein MKPVIALVGRPNVGKSTLFNRLTRSRDALVADLPGLTRDRHYGEGRVGDRPYLVVDTGGFEPVAKDGILHEMARQTRQAVEEADIVVFICDGRNGLAPQDKHIADYLRKTGRPIYLVVNKAEGMKYSAVAADFYELGLGDPRAISAAHGDGVTEMINEALEKAYADQPEESEEDAAKHGVKIAIVGRPNVGKSTLVNTLIGEDRVIAFDMPGTTRDSIYVDFERNGKKYTLIDTAGLRRRGKVFEAIEKFSVVKTLQSIADANVVILLLDAQQEISDQDAHIAGFVVEQGRALVVGVNKWDGMDDHARERTKHHLQRKLKFLDFAEMRFISATEKFGIGPLMRSVDDAYAAAMAKLPTPKLTRALIEAVEFQQPRRRGPVRPKLRYAHQGGQNPPIIVIHGNALDAVTETYKRYLENRFRETFSLTGTPLRIEFRSSTNPYTEKN
- the hfq gene encoding RNA chaperone Hfq, with the protein product MSNKGQLLQDPFLNALRKEHVPVSIYLVNGIKLQGNIESFDQYVVLLRNTVTQMVYKHAISTVVPARPVNFHPDTEAS